Proteins from one Pueribacillus theae genomic window:
- a CDS encoding Zn-ribbon domain-containing OB-fold protein codes for MVQKIQDTIDEESRPFWDGLKKNELMIQQCDDCAKHIFYPRSICPHCFSDNISWKQSNGRGAIYSYTTIHQAFGPFKDDVPFVAALVDLDEGVRMLTRIVGEREQIAINKRVKVTFHQLKDDLVLPYFELE; via the coding sequence GTGGTTCAAAAGATTCAAGACACGATCGATGAGGAGTCACGGCCGTTTTGGGATGGATTAAAGAAAAATGAATTAATGATTCAACAGTGTGATGATTGCGCTAAGCATATTTTTTATCCCCGTTCGATTTGTCCCCATTGTTTTTCGGATAACATTTCGTGGAAGCAGTCCAACGGGAGGGGGGCAATTTACAGCTATACGACGATCCATCAAGCGTTTGGCCCTTTTAAAGACGATGTCCCATTTGTGGCAGCTTTAGTTGATCTTGATGAGGGGGTAAGAATGTTAACGCGAATTGTTGGCGAACGTGAACAAATTGCAATCAATAAGCGAGTAAAAGTGACATTCCATCAGCTAAAGGACGATCTTGTTCTCCCTTATTTTGAATTGGAATAG
- a CDS encoding acetyl-CoA acetyltransferase: protein MNSERVAAIVGVAESGLGKASGKNVLQLQAQAAKAALDDAGLTKDDVDALFTAGNWAWAPTLMLAEYLGINPKYTDSTNIGGSSFEAHVGHAAAGIKAGLFNVALITYGSTNRTNPINVSYSNPLTGQYERPFGLPGTVGSYALAAQRHMYEYGTTSEQLAEIAVATRKWASLNEKAYKREPIEISDVLNSRLIAEPLHLLDCCLVTDGGGAVIVASKEVASNLKKSPVWILGHGESQSHHTISNMPDLTVTSARESGAAAFEMAGVTHDEIDVAEIYDSFTITVLLTLESLGFCKPGEGGAFVSGQRTAPGGAFPMNTNGGGLSYCHPGMYGIFLLIEGVRQLRNECGERQVKDAEIALVHGTGGVLSSTSTVILGRD, encoded by the coding sequence TTGAATTCTGAAAGAGTCGCCGCCATCGTCGGTGTTGCCGAATCGGGTTTGGGGAAGGCATCTGGCAAAAATGTTTTGCAGCTTCAAGCACAAGCGGCAAAAGCTGCACTAGATGATGCTGGTCTGACAAAGGATGATGTTGATGCCTTATTTACAGCAGGAAACTGGGCGTGGGCACCTACTCTCATGTTAGCTGAATATCTAGGCATTAACCCGAAATATACCGATTCGACGAATATTGGAGGATCCTCATTTGAAGCGCATGTCGGCCATGCTGCAGCAGGTATCAAAGCAGGATTATTTAATGTTGCTTTAATCACGTATGGAAGTACAAATCGGACGAATCCAATCAATGTGTCGTATTCAAATCCTTTAACAGGGCAATATGAACGGCCATTTGGGCTGCCTGGGACAGTTGGATCATATGCTCTTGCAGCACAGAGGCATATGTATGAATACGGAACAACTTCGGAGCAGCTTGCCGAAATCGCTGTAGCTACTAGAAAATGGGCATCATTAAATGAAAAAGCGTACAAAAGAGAACCGATTGAAATTTCTGATGTACTGAATTCCCGCCTTATTGCCGAACCGCTCCATCTATTGGATTGCTGTTTAGTCACAGATGGCGGCGGCGCCGTTATTGTAGCTTCAAAAGAAGTGGCTTCCAACCTGAAAAAATCGCCTGTATGGATTTTAGGGCATGGTGAGTCCCAATCTCATCATACGATTAGTAACATGCCGGATCTTACCGTTACGAGCGCACGGGAGTCGGGGGCGGCGGCTTTTGAGATGGCAGGCGTGACTCACGATGAAATTGATGTCGCTGAAATATATGATTCATTTACGATTACTGTCCTTTTAACACTCGAATCTTTAGGATTTTGTAAACCCGGAGAAGGCGGGGCATTTGTAAGTGGACAACGCACGGCTCCGGGAGGAGCGTTTCCGATGAATACAAATGGCGGCGGCCTATCTTATTGCCACCCTGGCATGTACGGTATTTTCCTGCTCATTGAGGGGGTCAGGCAACTTCGGAATGAATGCGGCGAACGCCAGGTGAAAGATGCGGAGATTGCTTTAGTACATGGTACGGGTGGCGTCTTATCGTCGACATCAACTGTCATTTTGGGGAGGGATTAA
- a CDS encoding acyl-CoA dehydrogenase family protein: protein MDFTLTDEQKMIQRTVRDFVNKELLPLEQQVLKNEREGRVGVSKEQLDSLRAKSKELGFWGINTPEEYGGAELGPIMTVLIAMEMGRTFVPFSFGGSADNILYECNEDQKKKYLIPVINGERRSCFAITEPGAGSDARNIKMTAVKDGNEWVLNGEKVFITNGNEADFAMVFAVTDKEKGSNGGITCFLVDREMGWKSEYIHTMGEWGPASLIFDNVRVPEENILGELGKGFHLGMKWIGNGRIMIPARAVGTAERLLEMAIDYSKTRETFGKPIAERQAIQWMIADSAVEIEATKWIVFRAAWMAENGIDARHQASMAKLNGAIMANKVVDRVLQIHGGMGYTKELPIERWYRELRLLRIFEGTDEIQRRTIARNLLKGHVKVGELLA from the coding sequence ATGGATTTTACATTAACAGATGAACAAAAAATGATTCAGCGTACCGTACGTGATTTCGTTAACAAAGAGTTACTCCCTCTTGAACAGCAAGTTTTAAAAAACGAGAGAGAAGGAAGGGTTGGCGTATCGAAAGAACAACTTGATTCCCTTCGAGCAAAATCAAAAGAGTTGGGTTTTTGGGGAATTAATACACCAGAGGAATATGGTGGAGCAGAGCTAGGACCTATTATGACCGTCTTAATCGCAATGGAAATGGGAAGAACATTCGTCCCTTTCAGCTTTGGCGGTTCCGCCGACAACATTCTTTACGAATGCAATGAAGATCAGAAAAAGAAATACTTAATCCCAGTCATTAACGGTGAGCGCCGTTCGTGTTTTGCAATTACTGAACCCGGTGCAGGGTCCGATGCAAGAAATATAAAAATGACTGCTGTAAAAGATGGGAATGAATGGGTTTTAAATGGGGAAAAGGTTTTTATTACAAACGGAAACGAAGCAGACTTTGCGATGGTTTTTGCTGTAACAGATAAGGAAAAGGGATCGAATGGAGGCATCACTTGTTTTCTTGTTGATCGTGAGATGGGCTGGAAGTCAGAATATATTCACACGATGGGAGAGTGGGGACCGGCAAGCCTTATATTCGATAATGTTAGGGTTCCTGAAGAAAATATATTAGGAGAATTAGGGAAAGGCTTTCATCTAGGGATGAAATGGATTGGGAATGGACGAATTATGATTCCGGCACGCGCCGTTGGTACAGCTGAAAGATTATTAGAAATGGCAATCGACTACTCAAAAACAAGGGAAACCTTCGGAAAACCAATTGCTGAACGGCAAGCGATCCAGTGGATGATTGCAGATTCAGCAGTCGAAATCGAGGCAACAAAGTGGATTGTTTTCCGTGCTGCATGGATGGCGGAGAATGGCATTGATGCTCGTCACCAGGCTTCGATGGCAAAATTAAATGGGGCAATTATGGCAAATAAGGTTGTTGATCGCGTCTTGCAAATTCATGGTGGTATGGGTTATACGAAAGAGTTGCCGATTGAACGTTGGTATCGTGAATTACGGCTATTGCGAATTTTCGAAGGAACCGATGAAATTCAACGTCGCACAATTGCTCGAAATTTATTAAAAGGGCATGTGAAAGTAGGGGAGCTGCTAGCTTAA
- a CDS encoding MBL fold metallo-hydrolase — protein sequence MNVYVMTGEPMTLIGTGLPTYQSFQQLKSGLISMGCALQDVKQVIITHMHDSHAGGLSLLQKEVNVPVFVHERAECDWKNVKYLRDGDCIIAGGRHFKVIDVPGLGQSDICLWDQTLGDAFVGDFLLQKVSPHAIISSLEDKEKKLSSLLKFRESLKKVRDLPFKTIYPSHGNPYIGHIPVIDSMLNEHAYSHHQINEIRGDE from the coding sequence GTGAACGTTTACGTGATGACCGGTGAACCGATGACTTTAATCGGCACGGGACTCCCCACATATCAATCGTTTCAACAATTAAAAAGCGGCTTAATCTCAATGGGATGCGCTTTGCAGGATGTAAAACAAGTCATTATTACCCATATGCATGATAGCCATGCTGGCGGTCTTAGCTTACTCCAAAAAGAGGTAAATGTCCCGGTTTTTGTTCATGAACGCGCAGAATGTGATTGGAAAAATGTCAAGTACTTAAGAGATGGAGATTGCATTATTGCGGGTGGCAGACATTTTAAAGTCATTGATGTCCCTGGCCTCGGCCAATCCGATATTTGTTTGTGGGATCAAACATTAGGAGATGCTTTTGTTGGAGATTTTCTTTTACAAAAGGTTTCTCCCCATGCAATCATTTCCTCGTTAGAGGATAAAGAAAAAAAACTTTCATCTTTATTAAAATTCAGAGAGTCTTTAAAGAAGGTGCGTGACTTGCCTTTTAAAACGATTTATCCCAGCCATGGTAATCCTTATATTGGCCATATTCCTGTCATCGATAGCATGCTTAATGAACATGCGTACAGTCACCACCAAATAAATGAAATTAGAGGAGATGAATGA
- a CDS encoding sigma-54 interaction domain-containing protein produces MFDFLEILPFPVIVTDHTGVIESYNQSFCRLAKNRPVQGDIKTLFSEWEMYDGNLVVAKLRNKPYLLLPEFFKKEEKAFIVYFVMKGQFIEFFQQKMHELQDLKKLYETIIENSLDVIYITDRDGNTLRVSSNIEKLTGYPKESFIGKNVKDFVRKGKFKESMTLKVLQKGEMVSSVAEIDSLNLKTAIPVINDEGEIYKVVTFVRNLTELNQIYNELNNALKLKNRYKRELDNIKKSDVIVKSKKMKEIFETADRIANVDATVLILGETGVGKDVLANHIYRTSDRNEKGKLIKINCGAIPYHLLESELFGYEAGAFTGAKQSGKPGMFELAHKGVLFLDEVGELPLVLQVKLLRVLQEKQIQRIGSTKPKEIDVRLIAATNRNLKELVGKGEFREDLYYRLNVVPIHIPPLRERKEEILPLVQSLIEKNNEKYHFNKVFDKDLKEFFYNYEWPGNIRELSNLVERLILTIPDNMIKFSDLPEEYQNIRVDSLDLVDQAVKVNDMGIKPLKEAVEEVERYLLANALEKFGSTYKIARELKTSQTTIVRKLKKYNLLVQHHSS; encoded by the coding sequence ATGTTCGATTTTTTAGAAATTCTTCCATTTCCCGTTATTGTTACGGATCATACCGGTGTAATTGAAAGTTATAACCAATCCTTTTGCCGATTAGCTAAAAATAGACCTGTCCAAGGAGATATAAAAACACTGTTCAGTGAATGGGAAATGTATGACGGTAATCTAGTTGTTGCCAAATTAAGAAATAAGCCATATTTACTGCTGCCGGAGTTTTTCAAAAAAGAAGAGAAAGCGTTTATTGTTTATTTCGTTATGAAGGGTCAGTTTATCGAGTTTTTTCAACAAAAGATGCATGAATTGCAAGATTTAAAAAAACTGTATGAAACAATTATCGAAAATTCACTCGACGTCATTTATATTACAGATCGAGATGGGAATACATTAAGGGTGAGCTCAAATATTGAAAAGCTAACCGGATATCCGAAAGAAAGTTTTATTGGAAAAAACGTAAAAGATTTTGTGAGAAAAGGGAAGTTTAAAGAGTCAATGACTTTAAAAGTACTTCAAAAAGGGGAGATGGTCAGTTCTGTTGCTGAAATTGATTCTTTAAACCTTAAAACGGCCATACCGGTCATTAATGATGAAGGGGAAATCTATAAAGTCGTTACATTCGTAAGGAATCTTACAGAACTAAATCAAATTTATAATGAGTTAAATAACGCATTAAAATTAAAAAATCGTTATAAAAGAGAACTAGATAACATAAAAAAATCGGATGTCATTGTAAAAAGTAAAAAAATGAAAGAAATATTCGAAACGGCTGATCGAATTGCAAACGTCGATGCTACCGTTTTAATTTTAGGAGAAACAGGGGTAGGAAAGGATGTTTTGGCCAATCATATTTATCGAACGAGCGATCGAAATGAAAAAGGCAAACTTATTAAAATCAATTGCGGAGCCATCCCCTATCACCTTTTGGAATCTGAATTGTTCGGTTATGAAGCCGGTGCTTTTACAGGTGCGAAGCAGTCCGGAAAGCCTGGCATGTTTGAATTGGCCCATAAAGGTGTATTATTTTTGGATGAGGTAGGGGAATTACCCCTTGTATTACAGGTTAAATTGCTTCGTGTTTTACAGGAAAAACAAATTCAACGAATCGGTTCCACAAAACCAAAAGAAATTGATGTACGGTTAATCGCTGCAACGAATCGTAATTTAAAAGAATTGGTAGGGAAAGGGGAGTTTAGAGAAGATCTGTACTATCGATTAAATGTCGTCCCTATCCATATCCCTCCTTTGAGGGAACGGAAAGAAGAAATACTTCCTCTCGTCCAATCATTGATCGAAAAGAACAATGAAAAGTATCATTTCAACAAAGTATTTGATAAAGACTTGAAAGAATTTTTTTACAACTATGAATGGCCGGGCAACATTAGGGAATTATCTAATCTAGTGGAAAGATTAATTCTTACTATACCAGACAACATGATAAAATTTAGCGATCTTCCAGAAGAGTATCAAAATATAAGAGTAGATTCTTTGGATTTGGTAGATCAAGCTGTAAAAGTCAATGATATGGGGATAAAGCCATTGAAAGAAGCGGTGGAGGAAGTGGAGCGTTATCTTTTAGCAAATGCATTGGAGAAGTTTGGCAGTACATATAAAATTGCAAGAGAATTAAAGACAAGCCAAACGACAATTGTCAGGAAACTAAAAAAATACAATTTACTTGTACAACATCACTCCTCTTGA
- a CDS encoding MFS transporter yields the protein MMEKKVFFLLGFIMFLSMTGYGIVLPTLPFLAERLGLTSFQMGSLITGWALAQLITAPLWGRLADTWGRKPVLIFGLLGFTVAFFLLIFANSYWQLLVARMIGAALSSGTHPAVFSIVSDSTDRRNRNIAIAKMGALNGLGFLCGPAVGAFFTPFGVIAPFIVAGSLAFLTLPFAMKYLREPHEKNAIKRKKHALFRSFGMIAKKGYWQLYLVTFGVSMAASSFFGLFGYFMIERFQATPFFVSLAFSTQAGISVIVQFFLLERLYHLFKEEQIAKTGLLLITLGFGTIAFSPHLGITVLGCLFTGFGQACVNPTILSLLSKRAQYGQGVTMGMQSSMNSLGRIVGPLWGGAVFSIHIAAPFLGSAFITLLLFIMILLTVKEGFQVSVMKEESLKNIGEQKQQ from the coding sequence ATGATGGAGAAAAAGGTATTTTTTTTGCTTGGGTTCATCATGTTTTTATCAATGACTGGCTACGGGATTGTTCTGCCTACACTTCCATTTTTAGCTGAACGGTTAGGTTTAACTTCTTTTCAAATGGGATCGTTGATTACAGGTTGGGCTCTTGCACAGCTTATAACCGCTCCTTTATGGGGAAGACTTGCAGATACATGGGGGCGAAAACCTGTATTAATTTTTGGCTTGCTTGGATTTACAGTAGCTTTTTTTCTTTTAATCTTCGCAAATTCTTATTGGCAGCTTCTAGTGGCAAGAATGATTGGTGCTGCTTTATCCTCAGGGACGCACCCGGCTGTTTTCTCGATCGTTTCGGATTCAACGGATCGGAGAAATCGGAATATTGCGATTGCGAAAATGGGAGCGTTAAATGGCCTTGGCTTTCTTTGTGGTCCTGCAGTAGGAGCGTTCTTTACCCCTTTTGGCGTCATAGCTCCATTCATTGTCGCCGGATCGTTAGCATTTTTGACGTTGCCATTTGCTATGAAATATCTGAGGGAACCTCATGAAAAAAATGCGATAAAAAGAAAAAAACATGCTCTGTTTCGGTCATTTGGAATGATTGCAAAAAAAGGATATTGGCAGCTATATCTCGTCACATTTGGAGTGTCGATGGCCGCTTCGAGTTTCTTCGGATTGTTTGGTTATTTTATGATTGAACGTTTTCAAGCTACCCCGTTTTTCGTAAGTTTGGCGTTTAGCACACAAGCTGGAATATCAGTTATCGTTCAATTTTTTTTATTGGAGAGGCTTTACCACTTATTTAAAGAGGAGCAAATTGCAAAGACAGGGTTGCTTTTGATTACACTTGGGTTTGGAACGATTGCTTTTTCACCGCATCTCGGAATCACAGTTTTAGGATGTTTGTTTACGGGCTTCGGTCAAGCTTGTGTTAATCCGACAATATTATCGCTTTTATCAAAACGAGCACAATATGGTCAAGGTGTAACGATGGGGATGCAGTCATCTATGAACAGTCTTGGCCGGATTGTAGGGCCTTTATGGGGCGGAGCGGTATTTTCGATCCATATTGCAGCTCCTTTTTTAGGCTCTGCATTCATCACTCTTTTATTATTCATCATGATTTTACTAACTGTAAAAGAAGGATTTCAAGTTTCAGTAATGAAAGAGGAAAGTCTTAAAAATATTGGAGAGCAAAAACAACAGTAA
- a CDS encoding MFS transporter gives MMDKRVFFLLGFIMFLTLTGYGIVLPSLPFLADNLGLTSFQMGTLITGWATAQLIAAPFWGRLADKIGRKPVLICGLIGFGIAFYLLLFANSYWQLLLARMIGASLSAGTYPAVLSIVADSTSQEHRNVAIAKMGAINGLGFLCGPSIGGFFAQFSVQLPFIVAGTLAFITTPFAWKYLEEPSSVHTLIRVKTSYLKSFSMLTKRGYRELYLVTLGLSMAASSFFGLIGYFMIARFESSPGLVSIVFSAEAGTAVIVQFFVLERLYRIWNEERLKQYGLVICSIGFILIALSPHWLVAVLGSSMIGLGQACVIPIVVSLLSKLGSYGHGVTMGMNESMDSLGRIVGPLLGGLVFSANIAIPFFGSALIIVAVLIMIVLQQKKSGQSLLIENEDFKGKM, from the coding sequence ATGATGGATAAGAGAGTATTCTTTTTACTGGGTTTTATTATGTTTTTGACGCTGACTGGCTATGGAATTGTCCTTCCCTCCTTGCCTTTTTTAGCTGACAATCTTGGGTTAACTTCTTTTCAAATGGGAACTCTCATAACGGGATGGGCGACAGCTCAATTAATTGCTGCGCCTTTTTGGGGAAGGCTTGCTGATAAGATTGGAAGAAAGCCGGTATTAATTTGCGGTTTAATCGGATTTGGAATTGCTTTTTATCTTTTATTATTCGCCAATAGTTATTGGCAGCTTTTATTGGCTCGAATGATTGGGGCATCGCTTTCCGCTGGTACATACCCTGCTGTTCTTTCCATTGTTGCCGATTCAACAAGCCAAGAACATCGCAATGTAGCGATCGCAAAAATGGGAGCAATCAATGGCCTGGGCTTTTTATGCGGTCCATCCATTGGCGGTTTTTTTGCACAGTTTAGTGTCCAATTGCCTTTCATTGTTGCAGGTACTCTTGCTTTTATAACCACACCTTTTGCATGGAAATACCTTGAAGAACCGAGTAGCGTTCATACACTTATTCGAGTAAAAACGTCTTACTTAAAGTCTTTTTCGATGCTTACAAAAAGAGGATATCGGGAGTTATATCTCGTTACTTTAGGACTTTCAATGGCGGCTTCTAGTTTTTTTGGTTTGATCGGATATTTTATGATTGCCCGTTTTGAATCGTCACCTGGCCTTGTCAGTATCGTCTTTAGTGCAGAAGCGGGTACGGCTGTTATTGTTCAGTTTTTTGTATTGGAAAGGCTTTATCGGATTTGGAATGAAGAAAGATTAAAACAGTATGGGTTAGTTATTTGTTCCATTGGCTTCATTTTAATTGCGCTCTCTCCACATTGGTTGGTTGCTGTACTTGGGAGTTCGATGATTGGGCTTGGGCAAGCATGTGTTATTCCAATTGTTGTATCATTGCTTTCAAAACTGGGAAGCTATGGCCATGGTGTAACAATGGGCATGAATGAATCGATGGATAGTTTAGGAAGAATTGTCGGACCTTTACTGGGCGGCTTAGTTTTTTCAGCCAATATCGCTATCCCTTTCTTTGGTTCGGCACTTATTATTGTTGCAGTACTTATCATGATCGTCCTTCAACAGAAAAAAAGCGGACAAAGCCTATTAATTGAAAACGAAGATTTTAAAGGAAAAATGTAG
- the racE gene encoding glutamate racemase produces MNNNPIGVIDSGVGGLTVAKEMMRQLPKETIYYVGDTKRCPYGSRSEDEVIEFTWGMVSFLLEKGIKMLVIACNTATAFALDTIREKINIPVIGVVHPGARSALKVTKNKKIGVIGTEGTINSKVYEHALKSINSRVEINSKACKPFVPLVESNCLDGEAAMSIVREQLSFFQQTSIDTLILGCTHYPLLQPLIQRAIGENVAIISSGDETAREVSTILYHSELHTTEEHPEHKFFTTGSSDVFSAIANQWFDTILDNIIEISL; encoded by the coding sequence GTGAATAATAATCCAATCGGAGTCATTGATTCAGGTGTTGGCGGGTTAACAGTTGCTAAGGAAATGATGAGGCAGCTTCCAAAGGAAACAATCTATTATGTAGGAGATACGAAAAGATGCCCTTACGGATCACGTTCTGAGGATGAAGTGATCGAATTTACATGGGGAATGGTCAGTTTCTTACTGGAAAAAGGGATTAAAATGCTTGTCATTGCATGCAATACAGCGACAGCTTTTGCGCTCGACACCATTAGAGAAAAAATAAATATTCCTGTAATCGGCGTCGTACATCCAGGAGCGCGAAGCGCCCTAAAAGTAACAAAAAACAAAAAAATCGGCGTTATCGGCACGGAAGGAACAATAAATAGCAAAGTTTATGAGCATGCATTAAAAAGCATAAATAGCCGTGTTGAAATAAATAGCAAAGCATGTAAACCTTTTGTTCCGCTCGTTGAAAGCAATTGTCTCGATGGGGAAGCAGCAATGAGCATTGTACGTGAACAGCTATCTTTTTTTCAACAAACTTCGATTGACACACTTATATTGGGCTGCACACATTATCCGTTATTACAACCGCTTATTCAAAGAGCAATCGGGGAAAATGTAGCGATTATTTCTTCAGGGGATGAAACTGCAAGAGAAGTTAGCACCATCCTGTATCATAGTGAATTACATACAACTGAAGAACACCCGGAGCATAAGTTTTTTACGACAGGAAGCAGCGATGTTTTTTCCGCAATTGCTAATCAATGGTTTGACACAATTTTAGACAACATTATTGAAATTAGTCTTTGA
- a CDS encoding sulfate ABC transporter substrate-binding protein, which translates to MKVTLTKFFSVAVSVIVILTGCNTKETNQDVTAGDKKKLEILNVSYDPTRELYEEFNQEFIKYWEKETGQKVAIQQSHGGSGKQARSVIDGLEADVVTLALAGDIDEIANTRDLLQKDWQSRLEHNSTPYTSTIVFLVRKGNPKNIQDWDDLTKENVSVITPNPKTSGGARWNYLAAWAYAKEKYHNDETKIKEFVSKIYKNVEVLDSGARGATTTFVERGLGDVLIAWENEAFLSINELGKEEFEIVVPTISILAEPPVAVVDKIAKKKGTAEVAEAYLKFLYSDTGQEIAAKNYYRPRDENILKKYTDQFPEIKLVTIDEDFGGWKKAQEKHFNDGGTFDDIYLPQK; encoded by the coding sequence ATGAAAGTAACTTTAACCAAATTTTTCAGCGTTGCCGTTTCTGTCATCGTCATTTTAACTGGGTGCAATACAAAAGAAACGAATCAAGACGTAACTGCAGGAGATAAGAAAAAGCTAGAAATTTTAAATGTTTCTTATGATCCGACTCGTGAATTATATGAAGAATTTAATCAAGAATTTATTAAATATTGGGAAAAAGAAACAGGGCAAAAAGTGGCCATTCAGCAATCACATGGAGGATCTGGTAAACAAGCCCGATCTGTAATTGATGGTTTAGAAGCAGATGTCGTAACTCTTGCTCTTGCCGGTGATATCGATGAAATTGCGAATACTCGCGATCTGTTGCAGAAAGACTGGCAATCACGCCTGGAACATAATTCTACGCCGTATACTTCAACGATTGTTTTTTTAGTTCGCAAAGGGAATCCAAAAAACATTCAAGATTGGGATGATCTGACGAAAGAAAATGTTTCGGTCATTACACCGAATCCGAAAACTTCCGGAGGCGCCCGCTGGAATTACCTTGCCGCTTGGGCGTATGCAAAAGAAAAATATCATAATGATGAAACAAAAATTAAGGAATTTGTAAGCAAAATTTATAAAAATGTAGAAGTTCTCGACTCTGGTGCACGAGGTGCTACCACTACATTTGTTGAACGCGGTCTCGGTGATGTATTAATCGCTTGGGAAAATGAAGCCTTCTTATCAATCAATGAGTTAGGAAAAGAAGAGTTTGAAATAGTCGTCCCCACTATTAGCATTTTAGCCGAACCGCCGGTAGCAGTGGTTGATAAGATCGCCAAAAAAAAAGGGACAGCTGAAGTCGCAGAAGCCTATCTAAAATTTCTATATTCAGATACCGGACAAGAAATTGCAGCAAAAAACTATTACCGTCCCCGTGATGAGAATATTCTGAAAAAGTACACAGATCAATTTCCGGAAATTAAACTCGTCACAATTGATGAAGACTTTGGCGGCTGGAAAAAAGCCCAAGAAAAGCATTTCAATGATGGTGGCACATTTGATGACATTTACTTGCCTCAAAAATAA
- the cysT gene encoding sulfate ABC transporter permease subunit CysT, whose product MKKKNRKIKRLSVFPGFGLSLGFTMLYISLLVLLPLSMIFFYTSMMSWSEFWETIVEPRVVESYKLSFGASFIAACINAIFGVIIAWVLVRYQFPGKKLIDGLVDLPFALPTAVAGIALTTLYAENGWLGQFFSFKIAFTPIGITIALIFIGLPFVVRMVQPVLQNFETELEEASAILGANRLQTFLKVIFPELLPAIITGFALAFARALGEYGSVIFIAGNMPMKTEITPLIIMTKLEQYDYTGATSIAVVMLIMSFIILLFINGMQWWSNKKFMQ is encoded by the coding sequence ATGAAGAAGAAAAACAGGAAAATAAAAAGACTCAGTGTATTCCCTGGGTTTGGATTATCACTTGGGTTTACAATGCTTTATATTAGCCTTCTCGTACTATTGCCACTTTCAATGATTTTCTTTTATACATCCATGATGAGTTGGAGCGAATTTTGGGAAACCATTGTTGAACCTCGAGTCGTAGAATCTTATAAATTAAGTTTCGGTGCTTCCTTCATCGCCGCATGCATAAATGCAATCTTTGGCGTCATCATCGCTTGGGTGCTCGTTCGATACCAATTCCCCGGCAAGAAATTAATAGATGGACTCGTGGATTTGCCTTTTGCCTTGCCGACTGCCGTTGCAGGGATTGCGTTAACAACACTTTATGCTGAAAACGGCTGGCTCGGACAATTTTTTTCTTTTAAAATTGCCTTTACTCCAATTGGAATTACGATCGCCTTAATCTTTATTGGACTGCCATTTGTCGTCAGAATGGTGCAACCTGTTTTACAAAACTTTGAAACAGAATTGGAAGAGGCATCAGCCATTTTAGGGGCAAACCGGTTGCAAACTTTTTTAAAGGTCATCTTTCCAGAATTACTTCCCGCTATTATAACTGGCTTTGCACTCGCTTTTGCAAGGGCGTTAGGCGAATATGGCTCTGTTATTTTCATTGCAGGAAATATGCCAATGAAAACAGAAATTACACCGCTTATCATCATGACAAAACTTGAGCAATATGACTACACAGGAGCAACTTCAATTGCTGTGGTGATGCTCATTATGTCGTTTATCATTCTCTTGTTTATAAACGGGATGCAGTGGTGGTCAAATAAAAAATTCATGCAATAG